The DNA sequence ACCGAGAGTGGCTCGAAACCTTGTTCGAACTCAACGAGACTACAACATTAATCCTCCTTGTTTTCTTAGCCTTAGCCTTTTCCTTGTCTATGGTTCCCTCGCCGACTTCGGTGCCTTCGTACGAGAAAGTTGCATTGCTGCTCTCGAACTTGTAGTGTCCAAAGTTGTTGTTTTTGACCGCGACGACGGCGTTGATTTGAACGTTGAAGGAAGGAGAGGAGGTGCTGGAGTTTACCACGAGTGTGTCGACTGCAACCGAGTCTAAACGGACTTTGGGAGTTTTGACTCGTAGGACGAAAACCACAAAGAGGACTATGATGACGGTTTGGACTATGATCCCGGCGGCTATGTAAAGCAAGCACCTGTTTCGCTTTCGGTGCGAATCGT is a window from the Pyrus communis chromosome 16, drPyrComm1.1, whole genome shotgun sequence genome containing:
- the LOC137721080 gene encoding late embryogenesis abundant protein At1g64065-like produces the protein MTGTDDSHRKRNRCLLYIAAGIIVQTVIIVLFVVFVLRVKTPKVRLDSVAVDTLVVNSSTSSPSFNVQINAVVAVKNNNFGHYKFESSNATFSYEGTEVGEGTIDKEKAKAKKTRRINVVVSLSSNKVSSHSRLSSDLTSGNLTFTAYAKLDGKVHLLNIIKKKKSADMNCTVNLDTKAKLVHVLTCK